The following coding sequences lie in one Mus musculus strain C57BL/6J chromosome 11, GRCm38.p6 C57BL/6J genomic window:
- the Olfr1371 gene encoding olfactory receptor 1371, which produces MENLNTSSEEGFILVVFSDWPHLEPILFAFISIFYSLTLFGNTVIIILSQLDLCLHTPMYYFLCHLSFLDLCYTASTVPQLLVNLSGLDRTISFGRCVAQLCIVLSLGGTECVLLVAMAIDRYAAVCRPLHYTTIMHPVLCRALVVFSWVGGLVNSLIQTSLVMAMPLCGHQLNHFFCELPVLLKMACEDTGGTEVNLFVARVIILVCPLLLILGSYAHIARAVLNIRSMAGRRKAFGTCASHLIVVAMFYGSGISTYLQPVHRYSEKEGKFLALFYTIITPMLNPLIYTLRNKDVKGALWKVLGRSTDSA; this is translated from the coding sequence ATGGAAAATTTGAACACCagttcagaagagggcttcaTTTTGGTGGTCTTCTCAGACTGGCCTCACCTAGAACCCATcctttttgctttcatttctattttctacTCTCTGACTCTCTTTGGCAACACCGTGATCATCATTCTGTCTCAACTGGACCTCTGcctgcacacacccatgtactaCTTTCTCTGCCACCTCTCCTTCCTGGACCTCTGCTACACTGCCAGCACTGTGCCCCAGCTTCTGGTCAACCTCTCTGGACTTGACAGGACCATCAGCTTTGGAAGGTGTGTGGCCCAGCTCTGCATAGTGCTCTCACTGGGAGGAACTGAGTGTGTGCTTTTGGTGGCAATGGCTATAGATCGCTATGCTGCTGTGTGTCGCCCACTCCACTACACAACCATTATGCACCCTGTTCTCTGCAGAGCATTGGTTGTATTCTCCTGGGTAGGGGGCCTTGTGAACTCTCTGATCCAGACAAGCCTTGTGATGGCCATGCCTCTGTGTGGACACCAACTGAATCACTTCTTCTGTGAGCTACCTGTTCTCCTGAAGATGGCCTGTGAGGACACAGGAGGCACAGAGGTCAATTTGTTTGTGGCCCGGGTCATAATCTTAGTGTGTCCTTTACTGCTAATTCTAGGCTCCTATGCTCACATTGCCAGGGCAGTGCTGAACATCAGGTCAATGGCTGGTCGCAGAAAGGCTTTTGGGACGTGTGCATCTCATCTCATTGTGGTTGCCATGTTTTATGGCTCAGGTATCTCCACATACCTCCAACCTGTCCACAGGTATTCTGAGAAGGAGGGGAAATTTCTTGCCCTTTTTTATACTATCATCACCCCCATGCTCAACCCTCTGATCTATACGCTGAGGAACAAGGATGTGAAAGGAGCGCTGTGGAAGGTGCTAGGCAGGAGCACAGACTCAGCatag